A region of Mesotoga sp. BH458_6_3_2_1 DNA encodes the following proteins:
- a CDS encoding GyrI-like domain-containing protein, which produces MTENLSDKGLHVLYMSRINEVMDYIENNLSEPLTLEELANVAGFSKYHFHRIFYAFVGETLSQFVWRLRIGKAAALLANDPKKTVVEVADECGFANGSSLGRSFKKRFGMSPLEWKKKKSEDSNLGECESNLGMGDGNTDRSSSFSRLYNHSIDSYLRRMNMGKKAERVEIMNFEESAVAYVRYIGPYAGDEKLFETLFNRLCSWAGPRGLIERKGAQFLIIYHDNPEVTEDDKLRLSVCITVPEDTKVEGEIGKMVIPAGEYAVARFELDATEYAGAWDWVYGSWLPESGYVPDDRPSFELYPDVESSVEGKKVVDIYIPIRNM; this is translated from the coding sequence GTGACCGAAAACTTATCCGACAAGGGTTTGCACGTTCTGTACATGTCGAGAATCAATGAGGTAATGGATTACATTGAAAACAATCTATCGGAACCTCTCACTCTGGAGGAACTGGCAAATGTCGCTGGCTTTTCGAAGTATCACTTTCACAGGATTTTTTACGCATTCGTTGGAGAGACTCTCTCGCAGTTTGTCTGGAGACTGAGGATCGGAAAAGCGGCAGCCCTTCTTGCGAACGATCCGAAGAAGACAGTAGTTGAGGTGGCGGACGAGTGCGGTTTTGCGAATGGGTCTTCTTTAGGCAGAAGCTTCAAGAAGCGCTTCGGAATGAGTCCGCTGGAATGGAAGAAGAAGAAATCAGAAGACAGCAATCTCGGAGAATGTGAAAGCAATCTGGGTATGGGTGACGGCAACACAGATCGGTCATCATCTTTCTCGCGACTCTATAATCATAGCATCGACAGTTACTTGAGGAGGATGAATATGGGAAAGAAGGCTGAGAGAGTCGAAATCATGAACTTTGAAGAAAGCGCGGTCGCGTACGTACGCTACATAGGGCCTTACGCCGGCGATGAAAAACTCTTTGAGACACTTTTCAATAGACTGTGCTCATGGGCCGGGCCAAGAGGACTTATCGAGAGGAAAGGAGCACAGTTCCTGATAATCTATCACGACAACCCCGAGGTAACAGAAGACGACAAACTGAGATTGAGTGTCTGCATCACAGTGCCTGAAGATACGAAGGTAGAAGGTGAAATCGGGAAAATGGTTATTCCTGCCGGAGAGTATGCGGTGGCTCGCTTCGAGCTGGATGCCACTGAATATGCCGGGGCATGGGACTGGGTTTATGGCTCATGGCTGCCGGAAAGCGGATACGTGCCCGACGACAGGCCTTCGTTCGAACTCTATCCAGATGTTGAAAGCTCAGTGGAAGGGAAGAAGGTAGTGGACATCTATATCCCGATACGAAATATGTAG
- a CDS encoding response regulator, with protein MKKAIILLVEDNSMDIELTLDSFRQVGLTNRIEIAKNGEAALDYVFGRGRFEDREAFPVPDLVLLDLKLPGISGHEVLHEMKSNEITRRIPVVVLTSSREEGDRMICYDCGVNSYLVKPVDFDEFLVVARAIGDYWLTINVGPPEV; from the coding sequence TTGAAAAAAGCCATAATACTTCTAGTTGAAGATAATTCGATGGATATTGAGTTGACTCTTGACTCTTTCAGGCAGGTAGGACTCACGAATCGAATCGAGATTGCAAAGAACGGAGAGGCGGCGCTGGACTACGTGTTTGGCAGGGGGAGGTTCGAAGATAGAGAAGCATTCCCCGTACCTGATCTTGTATTGCTGGATCTCAAACTTCCAGGGATTTCGGGACACGAGGTATTGCATGAAATGAAGAGCAATGAAATCACGAGGAGGATTCCGGTTGTTGTTCTCACATCCTCTCGCGAAGAGGGCGACAGAATGATCTGCTATGACTGCGGAGTCAATTCCTATCTTGTCAAACCCGTCGATTTCGATGAATTTCTAGTGGTAGCCAGGGCCATCGGTGACTACTGGCTTACGATCAACGTCGGTCCTCCGGAAGTATGA